In the genome of Vibrio sp. NTOU-M3, one region contains:
- a CDS encoding DNA-3-methyladenine glycosylase I: MTDTTCAWALNHPLEKNYHDEEWGVPVYDDTKLFEFITLEGAQAGLSWITILKKREGYSKAFEGYDINKLAQYDEQRVPLIIEQYDVVKNKAKIASVYSNARATIELQKEYGSLSNALWQFVEGKPIVNHWTSMSEVPAVTEQSKQMSKFLKKKGFKFVGETICYAFMQAVGMVDDHVVGCPHKPH, encoded by the coding sequence ATGACTGATACAACTTGTGCTTGGGCCTTAAATCATCCGTTAGAAAAAAACTATCACGATGAAGAGTGGGGCGTGCCTGTTTATGATGATACGAAACTGTTTGAGTTTATTACGCTAGAAGGTGCTCAAGCAGGACTTAGCTGGATTACGATTTTAAAAAAACGAGAAGGGTATAGTAAAGCCTTTGAGGGTTATGATATCAACAAACTCGCTCAATATGATGAACAACGCGTTCCATTGATTATTGAGCAATACGATGTTGTCAAAAACAAAGCGAAGATAGCGTCGGTTTATTCTAATGCCCGCGCGACTATCGAACTTCAGAAAGAGTATGGTTCATTATCCAATGCGCTGTGGCAGTTTGTCGAAGGCAAGCCTATCGTGAATCACTGGACATCAATGTCTGAAGTGCCTGCGGTGACGGAGCAATCCAAGCAAATGAGTAAATTCTTAAAGAAGAAAGGATTCAAGTTTGTTGGTGAAACCATCTGTTATGCTTTTATGCAGGCAGTAGGGATGGTGGATGATCATGTCGTTGGGTGTCCGCATAAACCACATTAA